In one window of Pristiophorus japonicus isolate sPriJap1 chromosome 9, sPriJap1.hap1, whole genome shotgun sequence DNA:
- the LOC139272816 gene encoding histone H2A type 2-A-like, with the protein MSGRGKTSGKARAKAKSRSSRAGLQFPVGRVHRLLRKGNYAERVGAGAPVYMAAVLEYLTAEILELAGNAARDNKKTRIIPRHLQLAIRNDEELNKLLGKVTIAQGGVLPNIQAVLLPKKTTTSSKTK; encoded by the coding sequence atgtctggaagaggaaaaaccagcggtaaagctcgggccaaggccaagtctcgctcctcccgggccggactgcagttccctgtgggccgtgttcacaggctcctgcgaaaggggaactacgctgagcgtgtgggtgccggagccccggtctacatggctgctgtgctcgagtatctgaccgctgaaatcctggagctggccggcaacgcggcccgtgacaacaagaagacccgcatcatccccagacacctgcagctggccatccgcaacgacgaggaactCAATAAGCTActaggaaaggtgaccatcgctcagggcggggtgctgcctaatatccaggctgtgctgctgcccaagaaaaccaccacttcgtccaagaccaagtaa
- the LOC139272817 gene encoding histone H2B 1.2-like, whose translation MPEEKKSVTAKKGAKKVIKKTPPKGGKKRRKSRKESYSIYIYKVMKQVHPDTGISSKAMGIMNSFVNDIFERIAGEASRLAHYNKRSTISSREIQTAVRLLLPGELAKHAVSEGTKAVTKYTSSK comes from the coding sequence atgcctgaagagaagaaatcagttactgccaagaaaggcgccaaaaaagtgatcaagaaaacaccaccgaagggcggtAAGAAGCGCaggaagtcgaggaaggagagttactccatctacatctacaaagtgatgaagcaggttcaccccgacaccggcatctcctccaaggccatgggcatcatgaactcgtttgtgaacgatatttttgagcgcatcgcgggtgaggcttcccgcctggctcaTTACAACAAACGatccaccatcagctcccgggagatccagaccgccgtgcgcctgctgctgcccggggagctggccaagcacgccgtgtcggaagggacaaaggcggtgaccaagtacaccagctccaagtaa
- the LOC139272818 gene encoding histone H2A type 2-C-like produces the protein MSGRGKTGGKARAKAKSRSSRAGLQFPVGRVHRLLRKGNYAERVGAGAPVYMAAVLEYLTAEILELAGNAARDNKKTRIIPRHLQLAIRNDEELNKLLGKVTIAQGGVLPNIQAVLLPKKTTTS, from the coding sequence atgtctggaagaggaaaaaccggcggtaaagctcgcgccaaggccaagtctcgttcctccagggccggactgcagttccctgtgggccgtgttcacaggctcctgcgaaaggggaactacgctgagcgtgtgggtgccggagccccggtctacatggctgctgtgctcgagtatctgaccgctgaaatcctggagctggccggcaacgcggcccgcgacaacaagaagacccgcatcatccccagacacctgcagctggccatccgcaacgacgaggaactcaacaagctgctgggaaaggtgaccatcgctcaaggcggagtgctgccgaatatccaggctgtgctgctgcccaagaaaaccaccacttcg
- the LOC139272815 gene encoding histone H2B-like — MPEEKKPASKKGAKKVIKKTSPKGGKKRRKSRKESYAIYIYKVMKQVHPDTGISSKAMGIMNSFVNDIFERIAGEASRLAHYNKRRTISSREIQTAVRLLLPGELAKHAVSEGTKAVTKYTSSK; from the coding sequence atgcctgaggaaaagaagccagcttcgaaaaagggtgccaagaaagtcatcaagaaaacatcaccaaagggcggcaagaagcgccgaaagtcgaggaaggagagttatgctatctacatctacaaagtgatgaagcaggttcaccccgacaccggcatctcctccaaggccatgggcatcatgaactcgtttgtgaacgatattttcgagcgcatcgcgggtgaggcttcccgcctggcccattacaacaagcgccgcaccatcagctcccgggagatccagaccgccgtgcgcctgctgctgcccggggagctggccaagcacgccgtgtcggaagggacaaaggcggtgaccaaatacaccagctccaagtaa